One stretch of Toxoplasma gondii ME49 chromosome XI, whole genome shotgun sequence DNA includes these proteins:
- a CDS encoding hypothetical protein (encoded by transcript TGME49_308860), which translates to MADVVQLHKVPASGNVHAVPGSPTMAGPSTLAVPYPYQHPQSVTPSAPMASNQLVPMYAPSESGIFGANSQSSLAPPDGRGLCQTSPSTGYETPVCSLKPCGNNVFYSAPPAPPVGELHPLIPSKFKYSFPRNKMLRHKSYEVLAIEEGPKDPRVFDSFGRAACPADEVLGRVKKPYRKKTIFGITRHSAANHSQQSDLNVPGFSGRGAALPGRASLAWGAASRRAGRAASAGKESTQESSEKAKGWMHNFQCFLCTSADYVSTEHAALEEQNEQLDEALTEFHETNRIQAIRLFETENQLEKKNAALEQLQLQLEYETAELKKKNIELQKETKIAESSLNELRDKVVKTIETVSTFRESGDTSKLDAVLRDFCVEVANVLNAARLAGAPGPSIVIPATSLLSKGGSSKKKAVKGKKKAVKGKKKTVKGKKKAVKGKKANAGGKKKTGKKKRTKEGGARKSKASGTGAKGSKGKKAKGTSGIKKKTQPRRKPAKTVARRARVVKKRGSADLLAPGVSTPVALGYKGEVAQTPVEYLLQQQLISMQHAQGEHGVAGAKHMQFLLYPGFLEQRPLAAKMGTDRAASTASGSVEHMPQNVPEHLAALGTNLLEKQRAAGVAKPRATVKREKSSPKAKSPVNLSPAAVAAGKTRTVSA; encoded by the exons ATGGCAGACGTCGTTCAGTTGCACAAAGTCCCGGCTTCGGGGAATGTACATGCGGTTCCGGGGTCTCCGACCATGGCAGGACCTTCTACCCTCGCAGTTCCGTATCCGTACCAACATCCGCAGTCTGTGACACCCTCAGCCCCCATGGCGTCGAACCAGCTGGTGCCGATGTACGCACCGTCGGAATCAGGAATCTTTGGCGCGAACTCTCAGAGTTCCCTCGCACCTCCCGATGGACGGGGACTGTGCCAGACCTCCCCAAGTACAGGGTATGAAACCCCAGTTTGCTCGCTAAAACCATGTGGAAACAACGTTTTCTACAGCGCACCCCCGGCGCCTCCTGTCGGCGAACTGCACCCGCTGATCCCGAGCAAGTTCAAGTACTCGTTTCCGCGAAACAAGATGCTGAGACACAAAAGCTACGAGGTTCTCGCCATTGAGGAAGGACCGAAGGACCCGCGAGTCTTCGATTCCTTTGGTCGCGCGGCGTGTCCCGCGGACGAAGTGTTGGGTAGAGTGAAGAAACCGTACCGAAAGAAGACAATTTTCGGCATCACCAGGCACTCAGCGGCAAACCACAGTCAACAGTCGGACTTAAACGTCCCAGGATTCTCGggcagaggcgccgcgcTGCCGGGAAGAGCCAGCCTGGCGTGGGGGGCGGCCTCCAGGCGGGCGGGCCGCGCAGCGTCGGCCGGCAAAGAATCGACTCAGGAATCGTCGGAAAAAGCCAAGGGATGGATGCACAACTTTCAATGCTTCTTGTGCACCAGCGCTGACTACGTTAGCACGGAGCACGCGGCACTGGAGGAGCAGAACGAGCAGCTGGATGAGGCCCTCACTGAGTTCCACGAGACGAACCGCATCCAAGCTATCAGACTGTTTGAAACTGAGAACcaactggagaaaaagaatgcTGCTCTGGAGCAGCTCCAGCTCCAGCTCGAATACGAAACCGCTGagctgaaaaagaagaacatCGAACTccaaaaggagacgaaaat TGCCGAGAGCTCCCTCAACGAGTTGCGCGATAAGGTCGTGAAAACGATTGAGACCGTGTCTACCTTTCGC GAAAGCGGCGACACCTCGAAGCTCGATGCTGTTCTCCGCGACTTCTGCGTCGAAGTCGCAAACGTCTTGAACGCCGCACGACTGGCCGGTGCTCCGGGACCTT cGATCGTTATCCCGGCCACGTCGTTGTTGAGCAAGGGCGGCTCGTCTaagaagaaggcagtgaaggggaagaagaaggcagtgaaggggaagaagaagacagtgaaggggaagaagaaggcagtgaaggggaagaaggcgaatgcgggaggcaagaagaagacggggaagaagaagagaacgaaggaaggTGGCGCACGCAAGAGCAAGGCCTCGGGGACCGGAGCCAAGGGGTCTAAGGGCAAAAAGGCCAAGGGCACTTCAGGGATCAAAAAGAAGACTCAACCTAGGCGAAAGCCGGCGAAAACCGTGGCACGCCGAGCCAGAGTGgtgaagaaacgagggagCGCAGACTTGCTCGCGCCCGGCGTCTCGACCCCGGTTGCACTCGGCTATAAAGGTGAGGTTGCACAGACTCCCGTGGAGTACCTCCTGCAGCAGCAACTCATCTCGATGCAGCACGCCCAGGGCGAGCATGGTGTCGCAGGagcaaaacacatgcagttCCTTCTGTATCCGGGCTTTCTGGAACAGCGACCCCTAGCCGCGAAAATGGGCACTGACCGGGCCGCCTCAACCGCGTCAGGAAGCGTCGAACACATGCCGCAAAATGTACCAGAGCATCTCGCTGCCTTAGGGACAAACTTGCTCGAAAAGCAGCGTGCAGCGGGCGTGGCCAAACCGCGAGCCACGGTCAAGCGTGAAAAGTCCAGCCCCAAAGCAAAGTCCCCCGTGAACTTGAGTCCGGCAGCCGTTGCCGCCGGGAAGACTCGGACCGTCTCTGCGTAG
- a CDS encoding dual specificity protein phosphatase (encoded by transcript TGME49_308830) gives MNEILPFLFLGGLKDAENPAALEAAGVRAVVTCCTYQECPKYREREGLDYFRVDVEDTSREPLHLYFEEAGQFIDRYVSRQQTVLVHCKAGVSRSASVVLSYLIGCKKFALQEAFFHVLTKRACICPNIGFMEQLCAYEREMRDHCSVCMFKYTDWYTADCSYRPAIPDLEP, from the exons ATGAACGAgattcttcccttcctctttctggGAGGCCTCAAAGACGCGGAGAATCCTGCGGCCCTGGAGGCTGCAGGCGTTCGCGCGGTTGTCACCTGCTGCACTTACCAGGAGTGCCCAAagtacagagagagagaaggacttGACTACTTCCGGGTCGACGTCGAAGACACTAGTCGAGAGCCCCTCCACCTCTACTTCGAAGAAGCCGGCCAGTTCATCGACCGCTATGTCAGTCGCCAACAGACTGTCCTCGTCCACTGCAA AGCTGGAGTTTCGCGGTCGGCGTCCGTTGTCCTTTCTTATCTGATTGGGTGCAAG AAGTTTGCACTGCAGGAGGCCTTTTTCCACGTTTTGACgaagcgcgcatgcatttgcCCCAACATTGGCTTCATGGAGCAGCTGTGCGCGTACGAAAGAGAGATGCGAGACCACTGCTCTGTGTGTATGTTCAAGTACACAGACTGGTACACGGCCGACTGTTCGTACCGCCCCGCGATTCCTGATTTAGAACCGtga
- a CDS encoding hypothetical protein (encoded by transcript TGME49_308850), with product MELASDELDSPHTPAVSSFVLAPTPSRCTAWSTDASSLDFFSPAALPSSGNSSRPCSSVKPPVFSPLHASKGSGFWTFEDSGKNVVLKARASSFSFSSPLLAHPLCHLDLLAGGCREREKEEHIFAAASACPACAVSVARLQAGDRAVVEGPPHSGKTFLLKQMAAEIALGCCPQFFLPDCGSRRKGQGVLVLAYGGDLSLHDIRETIEDMLTANFQASRLCCRAEHAGCWPSPLSSFASAGEKSRMRHIVSCMAEQALRHVFVINVYTPLQLLHIAKWLPFFFCAHPSVRALLVDGVIKNVASAMAESPAGPGRTFFSFSSRGRGVDAMRTEGRKRRRTEAHYEGQGPAQDSSQSNHSTSPFFSSTCYPSLDASRNSPPATGGPCPFRGPTHSMHLLTLAVQQILRLHQEERLLLVYTKQFSASIEGKNKGEDSVSLPLSVPRFAAKQEPLERPTAQRHGEGNLDCPYTSDSALLGFHKGVKACVAEGGLLSGKTAVGAHSSCSDETVSGSRSSKSFHDLQKRARTHMSTDAFVARNGSTEARSGNPVEGIPGNEEMWQNVKFLRFPKCSVGALLRNVATAATSERRSPVLRCPHCRSRAASQLSRSTGTVWANIPRRHYRVFQFQFVRAESSVTCDPIPIKGTRRPTEKRVFTEKKNSLHSPGTFLACLCSWRSADDFGRYPVSLKKAVSGPDMVAQSGGSCSRQITGVVVGGRHVVREGRVSDWDRQERSSGDLRGNQQNDRTSEAREQEEQEKGKEHCFSRDPLLAVVQGKGEQTRETRAATTVPEKPRCAACGVFFFLTKDGQRDFVLPV from the exons ATGGAGCTTGCTTCTGACGAGCTCGATTCTCCACACACACCTgcggtctcctctttcgtATTGGCGCCGACGCCCTCCCGCTGTACTGCCTGGTCTACcgacgcttcttctcttgactttttctctcctgcggCTCTCCCCTCCTCTGGGAACTCCTCCCGTCCTTGCTCCTCGGTGAAGCCTCCCGTGTTCTCCCCGCTGCATGCCTCGAAGGGCAGCGGCTTCTGGACGTTTGAGGATTCGGGGAAAAACGTGGTTCTCAAGGCTCGGgcgagttccttctctttctcttctcccctcctcgCCCATCCTCTCTGTCACCTGGACCTCCTCGCTGGCGGCTGCAGGGAaagggaaaaagaagaacacATTTTCGCGGCCGCCTCTGCCtgccctgcatgcgctgtctccgtcgcccgCCTCCAAGCGGGAGACAGGGCAGTTGTCGAAGGGCCTCCTCACAGCGGTAAAACGTTTCTCCTCAAA CAAATGGCAGCGGAAATCGCGCTTGGGTGCTGCCCTCAATTTTTTCTTCCGGACTgtggaagcagaaggaagggcCAAGGCGTCCTCGTTCTTGCGTACGGAGGCGACCTGTCTCTTCATGATATTCGTGAAACGATTGAAGACATGCTCACCGCCAACTTCCAA GCTTCTAGGCTCTGTTGCCGGGCGGAACACGCTGGCTGTTGGccctctccactttcctcgtttgcttctgccggagaaaagagcagaaTGCGACATATCGTGAGCTGCATGGCTGAGCAGGCTCTCCG ACACGTGTTCGTCATCAACGTTTATACACCGCTTCAGCTGCTGCACATCGCCAAGTGGCtgcccttctttttctgcgccCACCCCAGCGTTCGAGCGCTCCTCGTGGACGGAGTCATCAAGAACGTGGCGTCTGCTATGGCGGAGTCTCCGGCGGGACCTGGTCgaacgtttttctcttttagCTCCCGAGGTCGAGGGGTGGACGCGATGCGcacagaggggagaaaacggagaagaacggaggcgCACTATGAGGGACAAGGCCCTGCGCAGGACTCGTCTCAGTCGAACCACAGTAcctctccgttcttttcCTCTACCTGCTATCCATCTTTAGATGCGAGTCGGAACTCCCCTCCCGCCACTGGGGGCCCCTGCCCGTTCCGGGGGCCGACGCACAGCATGCACCTGCTCACACTGGCCGTTCAGCAGATCCTGCGGTTGCACCAAGAGGAACGCTTGCTTCTGGTTTACACGAAACAGTTCTCTGCCTCGATCGAGGGGAAGAACAAAGGGGAAGACAGCGTTTCACTTCCGCTCTCGGTTCCACGTTTCGCCGCAAAGCAAGAGCCGTTAGAGAGGCCGACCGCTCAGCGCCATGGGGAAGGTAACCTGGACTGTCCGTACACCTCAGATAGCGCGTTGCTCGGGTTCCACAAAGGGGTGAAAGCGTGCGTCGCTGAAGGCGGTTTGTTATCAGGAAAAACGGCGGTTGGGGCGCATTCTTCCTGCTCGGACGAGACTGTTTCAGGTTCTCGCAGCTCCAAATCGTTCCACGATTTACAAAAGCGAGCACGCACGCACATGTCAACGGATGCCTTTGTAGCCAGGAACGGAAGCACAGAAGCCAGGAGTGGCAACCCTGTCGAGGGAATTCCGGGAAACGAGGAAATGTGGCAAAATGTGAAATTTTTGCGCTTCCCCAAATGCTCTGTCGGTGCCCTGCTCCGCAATGTAGCTACTGCCGCCACGAGTGAACGTAGGTCGCCGGTTCTTAGATGCCCCCATTGCAGATCTCGCGCTGCAAGTCAATTATCACGAAGCACCGGAACTGTGTGGGCGAACATCCCACGCAGACACTACCGGGTGTTTCAGTTTCAATTCGTTCGAGCGGAGTCCAGTGTCACTTGTGACCCCATACCAATCAAAGGCACACGTAGACCGACAGAAAAGCGTGTATTtaccgagaagaagaactcgcTGCACTCGCCAGGTACCTTCCTGGCCTGTTTGTGTAGCTGGCGTTCTGCTGATGATTTCGGTCGTTATCCCGTTTCGCTTAAAAAAGCCGTGTCCGGTCCAGATATGGTAGCTCAGTCCGgaggcagctgcagcagacaAATCACTGGCGTGGTAGTTGGGGGGCGCCATGTTGTCAGGGAAGGCAGGGTGAGTGACTGggacagacaggagagatCATCGGGTGACTTGCGTGGGAACCAGCAGAACGACAGGACAAGTGAAGCACGCGAGCAagaggagcaagagaaaggcaaagaaCACTGCTTTAGTCGAGATCCGTTACTTGCCGTTGTTCAGGGAAAAGGCGAACAAACCAGGGAAACCAGAGCTGCGACAACTGTACCTGAGAAACCGCGCTGTGCTGCCTGtggcgttttcttctttttaaCAAAGGACGGGCAACGCGACTTCGTGTTGCCTGTATAA
- the SRS51 gene encoding SAG-related sequence SRS51 (encoded by transcript TGME49_308840~Gene product name based on ToxoDB Community Expert Annotation.), translating into MELNLATQNASLGVTQATRAKSVSLNVMQTTTGSVMVGQEGWLEDGAAMTDNKHDCQLSVVQFVPLGSISVKQWCYFKVGYVYACLEYNGGLAKRQQGAEPPSLSVTALFITMAVPREISWTQSQREMRLQIPYGRLLTRQSTLFFVALLAVVLHDSFVAFHGHLCHFAEAAAHQGSCTSQGTSSPMQVCTCNVPEQGETSNHAVVVSAEKNQLMAKCAIGTVTLPVDLMEKQVVCPAGMTDPQSCVSPSGTIPFASLLSGDGASAVAWVGDEVNYAAVLQVPKQNLPPVDKEFIVGCTQEGKGHCLLHVTLSARASSKDSQTVTCAYGSASNADVHRVTVSPKDPTFTLDCSSDGIMQPASFTTSYCPATGPLQENCDEKYASILQGYSSSWWQVSQAGTSNKAVLTIPHDNFPEAQKKVLVGCKASTAIPNSTLCTVELTITSSSPSSAWFLSLSVTMTLAVAGAVSSLV; encoded by the exons ATGGAACTGAATCTGGCAACGCAAAACGCTTCCCTTGGGGTAACACAAGCGACGCGTGCGAAGTCAGTATCGTTGAACGTCATGCAGACCACCACTGGGTCCGTTATGGTAGGACAGGAGGGATGGCTTGAGGACGGTGCTGCGATGACTGACAACAAACACGATTGCCAACTGTCGGTTGTACAATTCGTCCCTCTCGGCTCTATCAGTGTTAAACAGTGGTG CTACTTCAAAGTTGGCTATGTTTATGCTTGTTTGGAGTACAATGGAGGACTGGCGAAGCGACAACAAGGCGCAGAACCTCCGAGCCTATCG GTCACGGCGCTTTTCATTACCATGGCGGTGCCCCGAGAGATCTCTTGGACCCAATCACAACGCGAAATGCGCTTACAGATTCCGTATGGAAGACTTTTGACACGCCAGTCGACACTGTTTTTTGTGGCATTGCTCGCTGTAGTACTGCATGACAGTTTCGTTGCATTCCATGGCCATTTGTGTCATTTTGCTGAAGCGGCTGCCCATCAGGGCAGTTGTACTTCCCAAGGGACCTCGTCACCAATGCAGGTATGCACGTGCAACGTTCCTGAGCAGGGGGAGACCAGCAACCACGCGGTGGTCGTGAGCGCTGAAAAGAACCAGCTCATGGCCAAGTGCGCCATCGGCACAGTTACTCTTCCGGTGGACTTAATGGAGAAGCAGGTAGTGTGTCCTGCAGGGATGACGGATCCCCAAAGCTGTGTCAGTCCTTCGGGGACCATCCCCTTCGCCAGTCTTTTGTCAGGAGACGGAGCAAGTGCTGTGGCGTGGGTGGGAGACGAGGTGAACTACGCTGCTGTACTACAAGTTCCAAAACAGAATCTGCCTCCCGTTGACAAGGAATTCATTGTCGGATGTACTCAGGAAGGTAAAggccactgtctccttcatgTCACACTTTCCGCGCGGGCATCTTCCAAAGACAGTCAAACCGTTACGTGCGCCTACGGTAGTGCTAGTAATGCAGACGTTCACAGAGTGACAGTATCACCAAAAGACCCAACGTTCACTCTTGACTGTAGCTCCGATGGAATTATGCAACCAGCAAGCTTCACTACAAGCTACTGCCCAGCTACCGGTCCACTACAAGAAAACTGTGATGAAAAGTACGCAAGCATCTTACAAGGTTACAGTTCCAGTTGGTGGCAGGTTTCCCAAGCAGGAACAAGCAACAAAGCTGTACTCACAATTCCGCATGATAATTTCCCTGAGGCTCAGAAAAAGGTGCTTGTTGGTTGCAAAGCTAGCACGGCCATCCCCAATTCGACTCTCTGTACAGTAGAGCTCACAATCACGAGCAGTAGTCCCAGTTCTGCGTGGTTTCTTTCCCTGAGTGTGACCATGACTTTGGCTGTAGCTGGGGCTGTTTCTTCCCTTGTGTAG
- a CDS encoding hypothetical protein (encoded by transcript TGME49_308820) yields the protein MTAQCHSLGPLPSVTGRKVCGKERKTPTTTTPGSQCTPHTTESGAPLFKQQRPRTATLVLLCWYERVRTFQQKKRRNSWNKGETWNGDDGRRGNEAVSNVPGRKVALQRRQQQTDATASIHNQDLQSRRSTEYEIDKKQWKHEREKKMGHSHPYAAFAVNEMSRSSKERKFHQANPRCVLDLQGYQTTCYFQRASEHGRKPSRIPAKEDI from the coding sequence ATGACAGCGCAATGTCATTCGTTAGGTCCGCTCCCATCAGTAACCGGGAGGAAAGTTTGTGGAAAGGAGCGAAAAACCCCGACAACTACAACACCAGGAAGCCAATGCACACCGCATACCACTGAGAGCGGAGCACCGCTGTTCAAGCAGCAGCGCCCCCGAACCGCGACCTTGGTGCTTCTGTGCTGGTATGAGCGCGTTCGCACATTTCagcaaaaaaaacgaagaaacagttGGAACAAAGGAGAAACATGGAACGGTGAtgacggaagaagagggaatgAAGCAGTGAGCAACGTTCCCGGGAGGAAAGTTGCATTGCAACGCCGCCAACAACAAACCGATGCCACAGCGTCGATCCATAACCAAGACTTACAGAGTAGGAGATCCACTGAATATGAGATCGACAAAAAACAATGGAAACatgaacgagaaaagaaaatggGACACTCTCATCCGTACGCGGCGTTCGCTGTCAATGAAATGAGCCGGAGCAGCAAGGAACGGAAATTCCACCAAGCAAACCCGCGTTGTGTGCTCGACCTTCAGGGCTATCAAACGACTTGTTATTTTCAACGTGCAAGTGAGCACGGGAGAAAACCTTCACGAATACCCGCAAAAGAAGACATTTGA